In one window of Temnothorax longispinosus isolate EJ_2023e chromosome 11, Tlon_JGU_v1, whole genome shotgun sequence DNA:
- the LOC139821499 gene encoding probable cytochrome P450 6a23 isoform X2 encodes MVILCELIGTLIVAVTIFYIYCKHVKFNFWRNRSVFCPIPVIPIGNMTPVITGKMQIGIFLHDAYMKYKDHQAFGLYMFLKPFLVIADPDLIRTVLTKDFESFQDRGLHFNEKLNPLYDNLFFMNGNRWNNMRKKMTPIFTPKKINQMFAIVKECGEELTKFLETKAKMKESVEMKDMFARYTIDVIMSTAFGIQSDCIKEPNNEYQIQGKNILRIKIIRFILSISIPKIMDFFSIPLTDRSITSFYTNIFRKTVEYRQAHKVIKEDFMDLLIQLMEKGHVDDDKKTDATINKLTMEEAIAQSVLFFVAGFETSAATATFALYELAHNEDIQSKVHKEIDEVLAKHKDGLTSKTIKEMEYVEKVIDETLRKYPPLPMLNRICTKDITLSSTTDIHLPKGTSILIPILGLHRDPSIYPDPDKFDPDRFNPGEKAKRHHYSYLPFGYGPRICIGAKFGKMQTKVGLVSLLSKYKFKPHSQTAVPFIFNEKSVGLAVKGGIHLIIEQR; translated from the exons ATGGTTATACTATGCGAGTTAATTGGGACTCTTATTGTTGCCGTGACtattttctacatatattgcaaacatgtaaaatttaacttctGGCGCAATAGGAGTGTTTTTTGTCCTATACCTGTCATACCGATAGGAAATATGACACCCGTCATAACCGGCAAAATGCAAATAG gTATATTTTTGCACGATGCCTACATGAAATATAAGGATCATCAAGCATTTGGATTGTATATGTTTCTTAAACCATTCTTGGTAATCGCTGATCCCGACCTTATTCGAACGGTATTGACAAAGGACTTTGAAAGTTTCCAAGATCGTGGGTTACATTTCAATGAAAAACTCAACCCATTGTACgacaatttgttttttatgaaTGGAAATAGATGGAACAATATGCGCAAAAAGATGACACCCATTTTCACTCCGAAAAAGATAAACCAGATGTTCGCTATTGTGAAGGAATGTGGGGAAGAACTTACAAAGTTTTTGGAGACCAAAGCAAAGATGAAAGAGTCCGTTGAAATGAAAGATATGTTTGCAAG ATATACGATTGATGTGATCATGTCAACGGCATTTGGTATACAATCCGATTGCATTAAGGAGCCGAACAATGAGTATCAAATTCAaggaaagaatattttaaggataaaaataatacgattcATCCTGTCTATATCCATTCCGAAAATTATGGACTTTTTTTCCATCCCCCTCACAGACCGAAGCATTACAAGCTTctacacaaatatatttcgaaagaCTGTGGAATATAGGCAAGCTCATAAAGTGataaaagaagattttatGGATCTGCTCATTCAACTCATGGAGAAAGGCCATGTTGACGATGACAAGAAGACCGACG CAACCATAAATAAGTTAACCATGGAAGAAGCGATTGCTCAAAGTGTTCTCTTTTTCGTCGCTGGCTTCGAAACCTCCGCGGCGACGGCAACATTCGCTTTATACGAATTGGCGCATAATGAAGACATACAAAGCAAAGTTCACAAGGAAATTGACGAAGTGTTGGCAAAACATAAGGATGGTCTCACCAGCAAGACTATTAAAGAAATGGAGTATGTTGAAAAAGTAATAGATG agACTCTGAGAAAATATCCACCTCTTCCAATGCTGAATCGCATTTGTACCAAAGATATAACGCTATCATCAACAACCGATATTCATCTGCCAAAGGGGACTTCGATTCTAATACCAATACTTGGGCTGCATCGGGATCCATCAATTTATCCTGATCCAGATAAATTTGATCCGGACAGATTCAACCCAGGCGAGAAAGCAAAAAGGCATCATTATTCTTATTTGCCATTTGGATATGGACCACGAATCTGCATTG gAGCGAAATTTGGAAAAATGCAAACAAAAGTCGGACTCGTGAGTCTTCTTTCCAAATATAAGTTCAAACCTCACTCTCAGACTGCAGTGCCATTTATTTTCAACGAAAAATCAGTTGGTCTCGCAGTGAAAGGCGGTATACATCTTATTATCGAACAACGATAA
- the LOC139821499 gene encoding probable cytochrome P450 6a23 isoform X1, which yields MNHDSIKSPTFTMVILCELIGTLIVAVTIFYIYCKHVKFNFWRNRSVFCPIPVIPIGNMTPVITGKMQIGIFLHDAYMKYKDHQAFGLYMFLKPFLVIADPDLIRTVLTKDFESFQDRGLHFNEKLNPLYDNLFFMNGNRWNNMRKKMTPIFTPKKINQMFAIVKECGEELTKFLETKAKMKESVEMKDMFARYTIDVIMSTAFGIQSDCIKEPNNEYQIQGKNILRIKIIRFILSISIPKIMDFFSIPLTDRSITSFYTNIFRKTVEYRQAHKVIKEDFMDLLIQLMEKGHVDDDKKTDATINKLTMEEAIAQSVLFFVAGFETSAATATFALYELAHNEDIQSKVHKEIDEVLAKHKDGLTSKTIKEMEYVEKVIDETLRKYPPLPMLNRICTKDITLSSTTDIHLPKGTSILIPILGLHRDPSIYPDPDKFDPDRFNPGEKAKRHHYSYLPFGYGPRICIGAKFGKMQTKVGLVSLLSKYKFKPHSQTAVPFIFNEKSVGLAVKGGIHLIIEQR from the exons ATTTACAATGGTTATACTATGCGAGTTAATTGGGACTCTTATTGTTGCCGTGACtattttctacatatattgcaaacatgtaaaatttaacttctGGCGCAATAGGAGTGTTTTTTGTCCTATACCTGTCATACCGATAGGAAATATGACACCCGTCATAACCGGCAAAATGCAAATAG gTATATTTTTGCACGATGCCTACATGAAATATAAGGATCATCAAGCATTTGGATTGTATATGTTTCTTAAACCATTCTTGGTAATCGCTGATCCCGACCTTATTCGAACGGTATTGACAAAGGACTTTGAAAGTTTCCAAGATCGTGGGTTACATTTCAATGAAAAACTCAACCCATTGTACgacaatttgttttttatgaaTGGAAATAGATGGAACAATATGCGCAAAAAGATGACACCCATTTTCACTCCGAAAAAGATAAACCAGATGTTCGCTATTGTGAAGGAATGTGGGGAAGAACTTACAAAGTTTTTGGAGACCAAAGCAAAGATGAAAGAGTCCGTTGAAATGAAAGATATGTTTGCAAG ATATACGATTGATGTGATCATGTCAACGGCATTTGGTATACAATCCGATTGCATTAAGGAGCCGAACAATGAGTATCAAATTCAaggaaagaatattttaaggataaaaataatacgattcATCCTGTCTATATCCATTCCGAAAATTATGGACTTTTTTTCCATCCCCCTCACAGACCGAAGCATTACAAGCTTctacacaaatatatttcgaaagaCTGTGGAATATAGGCAAGCTCATAAAGTGataaaagaagattttatGGATCTGCTCATTCAACTCATGGAGAAAGGCCATGTTGACGATGACAAGAAGACCGACG CAACCATAAATAAGTTAACCATGGAAGAAGCGATTGCTCAAAGTGTTCTCTTTTTCGTCGCTGGCTTCGAAACCTCCGCGGCGACGGCAACATTCGCTTTATACGAATTGGCGCATAATGAAGACATACAAAGCAAAGTTCACAAGGAAATTGACGAAGTGTTGGCAAAACATAAGGATGGTCTCACCAGCAAGACTATTAAAGAAATGGAGTATGTTGAAAAAGTAATAGATG agACTCTGAGAAAATATCCACCTCTTCCAATGCTGAATCGCATTTGTACCAAAGATATAACGCTATCATCAACAACCGATATTCATCTGCCAAAGGGGACTTCGATTCTAATACCAATACTTGGGCTGCATCGGGATCCATCAATTTATCCTGATCCAGATAAATTTGATCCGGACAGATTCAACCCAGGCGAGAAAGCAAAAAGGCATCATTATTCTTATTTGCCATTTGGATATGGACCACGAATCTGCATTG gAGCGAAATTTGGAAAAATGCAAACAAAAGTCGGACTCGTGAGTCTTCTTTCCAAATATAAGTTCAAACCTCACTCTCAGACTGCAGTGCCATTTATTTTCAACGAAAAATCAGTTGGTCTCGCAGTGAAAGGCGGTATACATCTTATTATCGAACAACGATAA